CCGCTGTATTCGACATACCCGAACGTGTTTCAGGACCGATATAGTTCTGTTGCAAACAGCAATCCCTCGGTGGGGTGTGAGTATGAGTAGACGAACACGCATCGTGCAGCGAGAGCGAACGAATCGACGGGAGTCACAAATCTATCGGCTGGTCGATCGCTGGATCAGCATCCGAATAAAGGGAAATAATGTATGTCCTTATCCTTCTTTATTGGCTTTTAGAGTACTTCTCCCGACTACTCTGGGAATGGAATCCACAAGCTATTAGTTGGAATACTCACGCTGTATCAGCAAGAACACAACTGGCGGGAAGTCGTGGTGAGATCACTGGGAAACCACCACACGGTGTTCTGCGGAGAGCTATGAACCAGCGAACGTATCTCAGTACACTTACTGGGCGTGGGCCAGTGGGGACGGCATCCAGGCCCGGCATAGCGGACAGGGGCACGCAGCAACTGACGGCAGGGGGAGACATGCCCCAGCGACGGACAGTGACCGACGACAAGGGTGAGAGATAGATGGGGGAGGGTCCACAGCAGGACGGGGTTACACGTCGAGAGGTGCTGAAGCAGGTCAGCGGTGGGGCTGGAGCGGCCATCTCTGATGTGGCCACGACACAAGCGAGTACATCGTCAGCTGGCGAACCGGTCGCATTGCAGTACTTCCACGAGGATTGGCAGACGATCACTGACAACTTGGATGAGGTCGGCTCGCTGGGATTCGACGCAATCTGGATCCAACAGCCAGCCGAGTCCCTCCTGGACTGGTCAGATCAGGGCGGCCGCAATGACCCACCACTGGGATACCAGCCAATCGACTACACGAACTTCGACAGTTCGTTCGGGACCGAGTCCGAGCTGCAGACGCTCATCGACACGGCCCACGACAACGGCGTCGACGTCATCGTCGACACCGTGCTGAACCACACGGCGAACACGAACGATTACAGTATCCTCGAGCAGTTCGACCAGTCGCACTACCACAACGTACGCGACGGGATTCCGCAGTGGGCGTACAGCTTCAAAGAAGACGATAAACGCTGTTACGAGAACGGCGATACGAACGGGGCACCGAAGGATCCGTACGAATACGAGTGTGATCCGTATCTGGTCGAGAACGCCGCGTTGCTGGGACTGAACGACCTGGATCAGGACCAGCAGTACGTCCGCGACGTGCTGAAGAACTACGTCGACAAGATCGCCAGTCTCGGGGCCGACGGCTATCGCTTCGACGCCGCGAAACACATGGCCGAGTCCTTCTTTGCGAACGACGCCAACCAGTGGGCCGCGGACAACGGGATGTTCCGGGTTGGCGAAGTGTACGACGGCAACCGAAGGTACCTGCGAGGCTACGCGAACGCGGGCCCGGGAATGCACGTCTTCGACTTCCAGCTGTATTACGCAATGAAGAGCGTCTTCAGCGGCGGCGATATGCGCAACCTTCAGGGTGCAGGACTGATCGCGACGGACCCGGGCAAGGCGATGCCGTTCGTCGAGAACCACGACGTGGAAGCCCCCAGTCAGTACGACCTCGCCCACGCGTTCATGCTCAGCAGCGAAGGGTATCCGATGCTGTACAACCTCTATCCCGGCACCCTTCTGGAAAACGACAACATCACGAACGCGGTCTGGGTGAAAAAGAACCTCGCCGGCGGCCGGACTATCTGGCGGCACACCGACAGCAATCTGGCGATCTACGAACGCGAGTCGAACCTCCTGGTCGGGCTCAACAACTCTGGTACCTCTCGCAGCAAGTGGGTCGAGACCTCTTGGGCCGACACGGAGCTCAACGACTACGCGGGCAACGCTGGCAACGTCACGACTGAATCCGACGGCTGGGTCGAGATCACCGTCCCCGCGGAAGGGTGGGTGTTCTACGCGCCAGTGAGCCAGGACATCGACGTCTCTGCGAGCGGCGAAACGGGCGTCCAGAGCGGCGGCGAGGCGACGATAACCATCTCCGCACAGCAGGTCGACCAGCTCGTGATCGAGGATCTGTGGACCGACTGGACACTTAGTTCCGAGAGCTCCGACGGTGGGGCGGTCACGTCCTCGATCGACTCCGCGGGAACGGTGACGATCGACTACGGCTCGCTCCAGACCGACGTCTCCCCGTCGATCACCGTCTCGCTGCCCGAGCGATATGTCGGTGGGACCTACGAGCTCTCAGTCACTGCGAGCAATGTGGACGGCGACTCGGCCGAGTCGACGGCGACGATCTCGATGGGGTGAGTCGACGGTTCATAGGGAATGCTGTAAGGCGGAAGCCGCGCCTTCAGTCGTGGGTCGATGACCAACCCTGGCGTGTCCTCTCTCCTCCCGAAGTATTTTCACGATATACAAATAATTGCAGAATATGCAATCTTCGAAAGTCCTGATCGATTTCCCGTTTCCGGAGGAGCGGATATTCCGGTACCAGGCGATGCAAGATATCTTGCATCACCTCGCGAACAATCCGTTCGAAGAATTCACACAGCAGGAACTCGCGTCGATTACGGGCGCAGATGTCTCGTCTATTTCGCGTTCAGTCGACCTCCTGGAAAAGCTGGGCGTACTCACAGTGAGTGATCAGCGTCCCGCTCGCATTACGATCGACATGGATCACCTCCAACGACCAGATTCCGTCTTTATGATCCCCCAATATGAATTCCGCAAGCCAGTCCAGGTCTATCTCGACGAACTCGAGACGCGTATTCAGAAGAGCGAAGACCTCGACGAACTCGTTGGAGTCGTTCTTTTCGGCAGCGTCGCTCGCGGCACAGCCGATCGCCGGAGTGACATCGACCTTCTCGTCATCCTTGACGGAGACCTCACCTATGGGCGGCGTATTTGTACGTCTCTTGCGCGTGACATCGAGGAAGAGTCGTTCGACGGCCACCGATACGAGTTCGAGGTGCTCGTCGAAACGATCGACACCGCTGTCTCCCACGGAAGCGAGCTGCGTGAGATCTTCGACGACGGACTGGTGCTCGCCCGTTCAGACCAACTACAGGAGCTACGCCAGACTATCTACGCCTCGTCTGGCGGAGGTGAGTAGCGATGCCGATTGATCACGACGATATCGAGCCGGAGCTATCGAACGCGCAGAAGGCGTTCCGTCGCGGTGAGCAAACGCCCGAGGAGGGGCTGGACGTTTCGAGTGCCGACCTTGTCCAACTTCGGAAGGCGTGTCGGCTCCGATCCGGGGCAGAACGATTGCTCAAAGACGGTTACTACACGCTCACGATCGAAGCCGCCTTCACGTCGATCGAACGAACGCTCCTGTTCTGGTTGATCACAGAGGGACATCATGATCCATCTCGGCCGCCCCAATCACACACGACCGCGATCAACCGAAGCGCCGAAGTCGGATTCATCACTGACGAGGTCGCGACAGAACTCGAAGATCTCTGGAACGAAAACCGTGCACATACCTACTACCAGGATGGGATGGCCACAGATGATCGTGCAGATACGATGGTTACGCTCGCTGGCGCGATCCATTCCCAGATCGTCAATCTCGGTCGGCAATCACACGAATGCATTTGCGAGTGATTCGGCGAACAATTTAGCTGAATTGAGGCGCTAAGCCCCCTTCCTCAACGAGCGAACGGCGTTAGCCGTGAGCGAGTAGGGTTGGGTAGTTCACCAGCGGTAGACATCTGGAAACCCTCTCGGCGGGTCTGCTGATTGATCGCTTGCATTGGGATCGTCGCACGTGGTTGTTCATCCGGGTGGTAAACAGGGCCCAAAAACGGTAAAATTTAGGAGCTATGCGCTCTATACTGCCACTTCTACCAATCTATACCAAAAGATACTATACGACATGTTCCTGTGATATGTGGAAAGGCAGGAGTCGGGGCTGAACGGGCGAGAGGGGAACTGATCCCTCTCTTGGGCGAGGAAATCAGCCTGGCTGCTGGCTACCATACACACATGAAACGCAGAGAGTACGTGAGTACACTCGCGAGTCTCGGACTTTTGGGAACGGGTTCCGGGGCGACGGCGAGCAATCAGGGTGTGGCGTCGGGTCAACAACTACGATTTGCGACGAGTGACGACACGCATCATCCGGGACCGCCGCGGTTCACGTCTGTCTACGAGGGGTTCCAGGACAAGATGTTCATCGACTTCGACAACGACCACGCCGGGGGGAAAGACCGGGACAACCTGGCCCCGAGTATCGTGGGCACGCCGGACAAAGACCCCTCGAACTACGCGGCGAGTGACTTCTCGTGGTCGATCACATCCGCTCCCTCGGGCAGTAACGCGACACTGGAGTACGCGCCCCCGGACGGCGCGGCAAGCAATCCAGTGCAGCAGTACGACTCCGGCGATCACAACGTCGTCGAGTTCGTCCCGGATGTCGCCGGCGAATACGTGCTGGAACTGGACGCCCCGGACGGGACCCACGAGCAGTGGATCTACGCGTTCCCGTCGCCGCCGAGCGGCTCCGGTGGCCCGCCGCGAATCAGTATCGACGGCCACTACGACAGCGACACCGACGAGTTCGTCCTGGAGTCGAACCCGCGGCTCGCGCCGGGGAGCAATCGCGCCGTCGCCGATCTCGAAGTCTACTGGCGGGCCGACGATCGCGACGCGCTCACGTTCGAGCAGCTGGGCGGGACCGACAGCTGGACGGTCCGGATCCCGAAGGGCGACCTCGGGGGCGAAACGGCACGCCTGCACGCCGCGCCGTTCGACGGCGACGTCCACGGCATGAC
The Halapricum salinum genome window above contains:
- a CDS encoding alpha-amylase domain-containing protein, which translates into the protein MGEGPQQDGVTRREVLKQVSGGAGAAISDVATTQASTSSAGEPVALQYFHEDWQTITDNLDEVGSLGFDAIWIQQPAESLLDWSDQGGRNDPPLGYQPIDYTNFDSSFGTESELQTLIDTAHDNGVDVIVDTVLNHTANTNDYSILEQFDQSHYHNVRDGIPQWAYSFKEDDKRCYENGDTNGAPKDPYEYECDPYLVENAALLGLNDLDQDQQYVRDVLKNYVDKIASLGADGYRFDAAKHMAESFFANDANQWAADNGMFRVGEVYDGNRRYLRGYANAGPGMHVFDFQLYYAMKSVFSGGDMRNLQGAGLIATDPGKAMPFVENHDVEAPSQYDLAHAFMLSSEGYPMLYNLYPGTLLENDNITNAVWVKKNLAGGRTIWRHTDSNLAIYERESNLLVGLNNSGTSRSKWVETSWADTELNDYAGNAGNVTTESDGWVEITVPAEGWVFYAPVSQDIDVSASGETGVQSGGEATITISAQQVDQLVIEDLWTDWTLSSESSDGGAVTSSIDSAGTVTIDYGSLQTDVSPSITVSLPERYVGGTYELSVTASNVDGDSAESTATISMG
- a CDS encoding nucleotidyltransferase domain-containing protein; translated protein: MQSSKVLIDFPFPEERIFRYQAMQDILHHLANNPFEEFTQQELASITGADVSSISRSVDLLEKLGVLTVSDQRPARITIDMDHLQRPDSVFMIPQYEFRKPVQVYLDELETRIQKSEDLDELVGVVLFGSVARGTADRRSDIDLLVILDGDLTYGRRICTSLARDIEEESFDGHRYEFEVLVETIDTAVSHGSELREIFDDGLVLARSDQLQELRQTIYASSGGGE